A window of the Natronospira proteinivora genome harbors these coding sequences:
- a CDS encoding DUF4411 family protein, which translates to MYIIDSDVLITAKNSYYAFDLCPGFWASLLERHQAERVYSLDRNRMELLQGREDDDLVSWINNLVPDSFFLSTRQGDVATAYTDVMMWAQRNAQYFDAAKAKFATGADGWLVAYAYVYGCVVVTLEESRPESRNQIKLPDVCIQFGVPYENVFTMLRALEVQFN; encoded by the coding sequence ATGTATATTATTGATTCCGATGTTTTGATCACCGCTAAAAACAGTTACTACGCATTTGATCTTTGCCCGGGGTTCTGGGCGAGCTTGTTGGAGAGACATCAGGCGGAACGGGTTTATAGCCTGGATCGGAATCGAATGGAGTTGCTTCAAGGACGAGAGGATGATGATTTGGTCAGCTGGATTAATAATCTAGTGCCCGACAGTTTTTTCTTGAGCACCCGCCAAGGCGATGTGGCGACAGCCTATACAGATGTGATGATGTGGGCCCAACGGAATGCGCAGTATTTTGATGCTGCCAAGGCTAAATTTGCCACCGGTGCTGATGGCTGGCTTGTGGCCTACGCATATGTGTACGGTTGCGTTGTTGTCACACTGGAAGAATCGCGGCCCGAGTCGCGAAATCAGATTAAGCTGCCTGATGTCTGTATTCAGTTCGGGGTGCCATACGAGAATGTTTTCACCATGCTAAGGGCTTTAGAGGTCCAATTTAATTAA
- a CDS encoding helix-turn-helix domain-containing protein, producing MTRIAVSPEVVQWARERAHLDVAALADRFPKLPEWERGEVYPTFKQLEAFANATRVPFGYLFLPKPPQIPMPIPDFRTLQNQQLHAASPDLVDTIYAMQRRQAWLRESRLECETDPLQFIGSANLGDDPAAIGREIRRFLNLEDGWAATVRTWQDAVSALRNAIEAVGVMAVVNGVVGNNTRRVLNVEEFRGFALSDDYAPLIFVNGADAKSAQMFTLVHELAHLWLGSEGSGLSGFPGIFPDGGAVETFCDRAAAEFLVPEAELRATWPDVRRDETPFELLARQFKVSPIVVGRRAMDLRLVDRKYFFTFYEEYIRQERRQKQATGGGGDFYNNQNTRVGKMFATQVVRAAKEGRIGFKQAYDLTGLNGGAFQEYARRLGMELP from the coding sequence ATGACCCGCATCGCTGTGAGCCCAGAAGTGGTCCAATGGGCGCGCGAGCGCGCCCATCTGGATGTGGCTGCGCTTGCGGACCGATTTCCCAAGCTCCCCGAATGGGAGCGGGGCGAGGTGTACCCCACATTTAAGCAACTAGAAGCGTTTGCCAACGCGACCCGCGTACCTTTCGGCTACTTGTTTCTCCCCAAGCCGCCACAGATTCCCATGCCTATCCCGGATTTCCGCACGCTGCAGAATCAGCAGTTGCACGCTGCCAGCCCAGATCTGGTTGATACAATTTATGCGATGCAGCGGCGTCAGGCTTGGTTGCGGGAAAGCCGTTTAGAGTGTGAGACAGATCCGCTTCAGTTCATCGGTAGTGCCAACCTGGGTGACGATCCAGCAGCCATTGGCCGTGAAATTCGCCGGTTCCTCAATTTGGAAGATGGTTGGGCGGCGACCGTACGCACCTGGCAGGACGCTGTTAGCGCCTTGCGCAATGCAATTGAGGCGGTGGGTGTGATGGCCGTGGTCAATGGTGTGGTGGGCAATAATACTCGTCGTGTACTAAATGTGGAGGAATTTCGAGGTTTTGCCCTTAGCGATGATTATGCGCCGTTGATCTTTGTCAACGGTGCGGATGCCAAGTCCGCACAGATGTTTACTCTAGTGCATGAGTTAGCCCACCTCTGGCTGGGTTCAGAGGGGTCCGGATTGTCTGGTTTTCCAGGGATTTTCCCCGACGGTGGCGCAGTTGAAACCTTTTGTGATCGCGCGGCTGCCGAGTTCCTAGTACCCGAAGCAGAGCTTCGCGCTACTTGGCCTGATGTACGCCGTGATGAAACCCCATTTGAGCTGTTGGCACGCCAGTTCAAGGTTAGTCCCATCGTGGTTGGTCGGCGGGCCATGGATTTGCGTTTGGTCGATCGCAAGTATTTCTTCACTTTTTATGAAGAGTATATCCGGCAGGAGCGCAGACAAAAACAGGCGACTGGTGGTGGAGGCGATTTCTATAATAATCAGAACACGCGTGTTGGCAAGATGTTTGCTACTCAGGTGGTTCGTGCCGCTAAAGAGGGGCGGATCGGATTCAAGCAGGCTTATGATCTGACGGGATTAAATGGCGGTGCATTTCAAGAGTATGCACGCCGTCTAGGGATGGAGCTCCCCTGA
- a CDS encoding class I SAM-dependent DNA methyltransferase, which yields MNPVSLPVSPESEPVAIATAEAVEAFIERWRDTGGTERANYQLFLTELCALLGLPQPEPASDQTRENAYVFERRVTIRNPDGSENRGYIDLYRRGCFVLEAKQTGKGLDTQGWDKAMLAAQNQADHYVRALPRDEGRPPFIVVTDVGRSLELYSEFSRSGGTYVPYPDPSRHRIRLEDLREPEIQQRLYLLWTQPDQLDASKHAARVTREVSAQLAELAKSLEQGGYEVERVAHFLKRCLFTMFSEDVELLPRGSFTGLLERLQENPEHFPDAMRSLWETMKTGGYEGQLMHKVQCFNGGLFENIDPIPLNAEQIGLLVRAGKADWRFVEPAIFGTLLERALDPRERHKLGAHYTPRAYVERLVMPTIIEPLRAEWSTAQVAAEAWLQQGKRDKALKELRGFHERLREIRVLDPACGSGNFLYVALEHLKRLEGEVLNLIRDLSAGQSTFDTEGLTVDPHQFLGLEINPRAAAIAEIVLWIGYLQWHYRLHGNLNLPEPILRDFHNIECRDALIEYGSREPMTDDHGEPVTIWDGISYKKSPATGELIPDESARTLVHHYSNPRRTEWPEADFIVGNPPFIGAATMRRALGDGYVDAVRKVFKGIVPDSADFVMYWWHIAAGKVRKGEAQRFGFITTNSLRQTFNRRVLEPHLNDSKKPLSLVFAIPDHPWVDSADGAAVRIAMTVGVAGDQPGTLQHVLAERDTGDDARTVELSRKAGKLFSDLGVGANIAGAKPLLSNSELCFRGVQPIGMGFVVSRAEAVSLGLNHVAGNDVPIQPYLNGRDIMHKPRDVFIIDLFGLSLSEVREQFPQLYQWVKDRVKPERDQNKRATYRKNWWVFGEPVPATRRSIDGLTRYIATTMTAKHRVFVFVESGVIPDQKLVTVGTSQADILAVLSSRLHTRWALATGGSLGVGNDPVYAKGRSFDTFPFPELDDQQAAIIGDLAERIDAHRKGRQAEHPDLTLTGMYNVLEKLRAEEPLTDKERTIHEQGLISLLRELHDDLDRAVFEAYGWSDLADALVGHPGATTPLPGKPADQAEAEEELLSRLVDLNAERAAEEAQGHVRWLRPEYQAPEATQTTTALEPGVGAPSKAPAEPAKKPTWPKAMADQVEAVRRLLAIGPQTADTLAGQFKRKPSKSINQVLGALEVLGQAWRDGDTWHLK from the coding sequence ATGAACCCCGTCAGTTTGCCTGTCTCCCCGGAATCTGAGCCAGTCGCCATTGCCACCGCCGAGGCGGTAGAGGCGTTTATCGAGCGCTGGCGTGACACCGGCGGCACCGAGCGGGCGAACTATCAGCTTTTCCTCACCGAGCTTTGCGCCCTGCTGGGGCTGCCGCAGCCTGAGCCGGCCAGTGATCAGACCCGCGAGAACGCCTATGTTTTCGAGCGGCGCGTCACGATCCGTAATCCGGATGGTAGCGAGAACCGGGGTTATATCGATCTCTATCGGCGTGGTTGTTTTGTGCTGGAGGCCAAGCAGACTGGCAAGGGCCTGGATACCCAGGGCTGGGACAAGGCCATGCTGGCCGCCCAGAATCAGGCCGACCATTACGTGCGCGCGCTGCCCCGCGATGAAGGGCGCCCGCCGTTCATCGTCGTCACCGATGTCGGCCGCAGTCTGGAGCTCTACTCCGAGTTTTCCCGATCAGGTGGGACTTATGTCCCGTATCCGGACCCGAGCCGACACCGCATCCGGCTGGAAGACCTCCGCGAGCCCGAGATCCAGCAGCGTCTGTACCTGCTCTGGACCCAGCCTGACCAGCTTGACGCCAGCAAGCACGCCGCCCGGGTTACCCGCGAAGTCAGCGCGCAGCTCGCTGAGTTGGCGAAATCCCTGGAGCAGGGCGGCTACGAAGTCGAGCGCGTCGCCCACTTCCTCAAGCGTTGTCTGTTCACCATGTTCTCCGAGGATGTGGAGCTTCTGCCGCGTGGCAGCTTCACCGGCCTGCTGGAGCGGTTGCAGGAGAACCCGGAGCATTTCCCGGACGCGATGCGTTCGCTCTGGGAGACCATGAAGACGGGTGGCTACGAAGGCCAGCTGATGCACAAGGTGCAGTGCTTCAACGGTGGCTTGTTCGAGAATATCGATCCGATACCGCTCAACGCCGAACAGATCGGCCTGCTGGTCCGTGCCGGCAAGGCGGACTGGCGCTTTGTCGAGCCAGCCATTTTCGGCACTCTGCTTGAGCGTGCGCTGGATCCCCGCGAACGGCACAAGCTCGGCGCCCACTACACCCCGCGCGCCTATGTCGAGCGCCTGGTCATGCCCACGATCATCGAGCCCCTACGCGCCGAATGGAGCACCGCACAGGTGGCCGCCGAAGCCTGGTTGCAACAGGGTAAGCGTGACAAGGCTTTGAAAGAACTGCGGGGCTTCCACGAGCGGCTGCGGGAGATCCGCGTGCTCGACCCAGCCTGCGGCTCCGGGAACTTTCTGTATGTGGCGCTGGAGCACCTAAAGCGTCTGGAAGGCGAAGTCCTTAACCTGATCCGAGATTTGAGCGCCGGCCAGTCCACGTTCGACACCGAAGGTCTTACCGTGGACCCCCACCAGTTCCTGGGCCTGGAGATCAACCCACGCGCCGCCGCCATCGCCGAAATCGTCCTGTGGATTGGCTACCTCCAATGGCACTACCGTCTGCATGGCAATCTCAACCTGCCCGAACCGATCCTCCGCGACTTTCACAACATCGAATGCCGTGACGCGTTGATCGAGTACGGCAGCCGCGAACCCATGACCGACGACCACGGCGAGCCCGTGACCATCTGGGACGGCATCAGCTACAAGAAGAGCCCCGCTACTGGCGAACTCATCCCCGACGAGAGCGCCCGCACCCTCGTCCACCACTACAGCAACCCGCGCCGCACCGAATGGCCTGAAGCCGATTTCATCGTCGGTAACCCGCCGTTCATTGGCGCCGCGACAATGCGCCGCGCACTGGGCGACGGCTATGTGGACGCCGTGCGCAAGGTATTCAAAGGTATCGTTCCGGACTCTGCCGACTTCGTCATGTACTGGTGGCACATCGCTGCCGGAAAAGTCCGCAAGGGAGAGGCCCAGCGCTTCGGCTTTATCACCACCAATAGCCTGCGCCAGACCTTCAACCGCCGCGTACTCGAACCACACCTGAACGACAGCAAGAAACCTCTGTCGCTGGTCTTCGCGATTCCCGACCACCCCTGGGTAGACAGCGCCGACGGCGCCGCCGTGCGCATCGCAATGACCGTCGGCGTGGCCGGAGACCAGCCCGGCACCCTGCAGCATGTCCTTGCCGAACGCGATACTGGCGACGATGCCCGCACTGTGGAACTAAGCCGCAAGGCGGGCAAGTTATTTTCGGATCTGGGCGTCGGTGCCAACATCGCTGGCGCTAAACCATTACTCTCCAACTCAGAACTTTGTTTCCGTGGGGTGCAACCAATCGGCATGGGGTTTGTTGTTAGTAGGGCTGAAGCGGTCTCCTTGGGCCTTAATCATGTGGCAGGCAATGATGTTCCCATTCAACCTTACCTGAATGGCCGCGATATCATGCACAAGCCTCGAGATGTATTCATCATCGATCTGTTTGGACTCAGTCTGAGTGAAGTCCGAGAGCAGTTCCCACAGCTCTACCAGTGGGTAAAGGATCGAGTAAAACCCGAACGCGACCAAAACAAGCGTGCCACCTACCGGAAGAACTGGTGGGTCTTCGGCGAGCCAGTGCCAGCAACACGGCGCTCTATCGATGGGCTAACTAGATACATCGCTACCACAATGACCGCAAAACACCGCGTCTTTGTTTTTGTTGAAAGCGGTGTTATTCCTGACCAGAAACTCGTTACGGTCGGCACTTCACAGGCTGACATCCTGGCTGTTCTCTCCTCACGCCTACATACACGGTGGGCATTAGCGACAGGAGGCAGTCTTGGCGTCGGTAATGACCCTGTTTATGCAAAAGGGCGCAGCTTCGACACTTTCCCTTTCCCCGAGCTCGACGACCAGCAGGCCGCCATCATCGGCGACCTCGCCGAACGCATCGACGCCCACCGCAAGGGGCGCCAGGCCGAACACCCGGATCTCACCCTTACCGGCATGTACAATGTACTGGAAAAGCTGCGCGCCGAAGAACCACTGACCGACAAGGAACGCACCATCCACGAGCAGGGCCTCATCTCCCTGCTGCGCGAACTGCACGACGACCTCGACCGAGCGGTCTTCGAGGCTTATGGTTGGAGCGACCTTGCTGATGCTCTCGTCGGCCACCCTGGCGCCACTACTCCGTTGCCGGGTAAGCCCGCCGACCAGGCCGAAGCCGAGGAAGAGCTGCTCAGCCGCCTCGTCGATCTAAACGCCGAACGAGCCGCCGAAGAAGCTCAAGGCCATGTCCGCTGGTTACGGCCCGAGTACCAGGCCCCCGAAGCCACCCAGACCACCACGGCCCTAGAGCCCGGCGTCGGTGCTCCGAGCAAAGCGCCCGCCGAACCCGCGAAAAAGCCCACCTGGCCCAAAGCCATGGCCGACCAGGTCGAAGCAGTGCGCCGCCTCCTGGCCATCGGCCCCCAGACCGCCGACACGCTGGCCGGCCAGTTCAAACGCAAACCCAGCAAATCCATCAACCAGGTCCTCGGCGCCCTGGAAGTCCTCGGCCAGGCCTGGCGCGACGGGGATACCTGGCACTTGAAATGA